One genomic window of Methanosarcina acetivorans C2A includes the following:
- a CDS encoding PKD domain-containing protein: MNKHTLKIFLICVILFLVAAAQPVLGSDWAQFQKDIHNTGVTADRAPITDPTNCSLSWNYSMGGNIDVTPVVAGDMTYVVASNNHLCAFNRTTGTLLWEESTSGGGFLLGNLAVGNGIVFVPTVDGKIFAFDAETGSPKWNKTLSSKQLDTPILYYDGKIYFGEAMGGRKYYCLDETGNEVWNRTATTQNSGQGSYYWAGAAVIGDSLVYGDDDGHLVSVNKDTGTDIAEIDVSEEFGITCKEIRSSVLYVEELNRIYFTSKGGYCYALGFNVEDGTFNTSEKYIANIGYSTSTPAYYNGRVYVGAGGMYGGGSGISCLDENLTDEIWHYAAGAVQSSPAISTYYDDGDGEAYIYFTVNSATGGVFCLKDYTGCTNPELAWSYADASKTAYTLAGAVISDGWIYYGTDKRYLFGFTTEKEQTPSIPVANFSANPLSGDSPLTVQFTDLSTGDGINVWAWDFNNDGIVDSTEQNPSHTYTPAGNYTVNLTVENANGSDFEVKTDHITVTDGSSGGDAPVADFTANVTSGVAPLTINFTDQSTNAESWAWDFNGDGIVDSTEQNPQYTYYPGNYTVNLAVNNSAGSDTESKEDYIWVIGPYSTAVANENPGAPDPGIPQYIGPDGDGKHDATNYPNNYKNPIFVASYTSIVDYSPSTGREQNSYRSLGDLYQEEIDAGASPGEITVWFEAPICNGEGADFAAYENGFIISDTNLIFAELGYLEVSTDGEHFVRFPSVSYTPEAVGGYGGVDARNVYNLVGKHVHMYGDYWGTPFNLDDLADDPGVLNGSVDLNEINYVKIVDIPGTGYYKDSLGNPIYDAWPTYGTGGLEFGGVDIIHCRPAANFTADETTGSGSLTVQFNDTSTGGPTSWFWDFGDGNTSTEQNPVHEYTTNGTYTVSLKAINEFGNDSEVREGYITVEYKDPRSPVVDFTADPVSGAFPLTVNFTDASTGNPTGWFWDFGDGNTSTEQNPVHVYADSGKYTVKLTATNEFGSSYLVKTDYIEPYGILADTPWPKFRMDARNSGISPYTGPQTNNTIWNITTDASFSSSSSFSIGSDGTIYFGGGYSDYNVYALNPDGTLKWNYTVGKSIYGTPTISSDGTIYFGSSDKNCYALNPDGTLKWSYTTDSTLAASPAIGSDGTIYFGGQSGHGTDGTVYAMNPDGTLKWSYTDSDAAIASVSPAIGSDETIYVPFQDGTVYALNPDGTEKWNFSTGSQIYSSAVLDSEDVLYIGTRGAKVFAINPDGTEKWNYTAGGSLSFFYMFDYSSPIVGTDGTVYIGTYGWNDFFALNPNGTLKWSSSDIGSSFSGSPVMGADGTIYIGSNDKKVSAINPNGTIKWTYTTEASVGCTPAIGSDGTLYIGTDTVYDTHGDFLAGGVLYAFRDPADLPVASFTSDTTSDEVPLSVSFTDTSERAESWAWDFDSDGVVDSTEQSPTYTYISPGNYTVTLTVSNTGGSDAVIKEDYINVLEAPASSSADEDTWYQFRKTAEHTGYTTSDAPDTNTLLWRSARLTDDFTLVPSSSVAIADGKVFANAIIGSVDEEGNPEEGAIGQLVAFSMYNGRKYWNTTIAVPEWGSWSSPAYDNGFVFTSTGANTTCINATTGAIEWTFTNPSGRASCNGGPVIAEGKVLCSDWDGLHYYCLDETTGTELWNYTVDSSDSYTQGTPAVSNGTIILTSWDDIYCLDMDGNLLWAKPNPSSSGSICGSPSIAGDMFYLTTYDFGSDDKPALFAFDLENGTEIWNATIQRTDSTPAIADGYLYVCGGCTGYSESQTYCFDALNGTLIWSTPKADQGIGDWTCSIAVADGKVFVGKSAGSSFGHKGLYALNAETGDEIWYSDSAGDSPAIADDTVFSIGLDQEDVAYLYAFKDEESGMPVADFSADITSGVTPLTVNFTDQSTGTPTSWFWEFGDGGNSTEQNPSHIYNAPGTYTVNLTVENAGGTDFELKSDYIEVSEASGSTVTLYFDPESASVAENESTEINLVASNFPAGLSGYNLTVALDDPDVAEIVDIEYPTWALITENSSLPATSIYMKTVDLEDAIQEGAADVVLATLTVSGKEKGSANLSIGVKRLEEDSGDSIEPALLAGTIEVTLLSPLPDQEYAPKDLNGDGLYEDLTGNGEFSFVDIVAYFHNMDWIEENMPVEYFDFNGNGRIDFDDVVDMFAMI; the protein is encoded by the coding sequence ATGAACAAACATACACTGAAAATATTTCTGATTTGTGTAATATTGTTCCTGGTGGCGGCTGCTCAGCCGGTACTGGGTTCCGACTGGGCTCAGTTCCAGAAAGATATCCACAACACGGGTGTAACTGCAGACAGAGCCCCTATAACTGACCCGACGAACTGCTCGCTTTCATGGAATTACAGCATGGGAGGAAATATCGATGTGACTCCGGTAGTAGCCGGGGATATGACGTATGTTGTGGCGAGTAACAACCACCTCTGTGCCTTTAACAGAACTACAGGTACTCTGTTATGGGAAGAATCCACAAGTGGGGGAGGATTCCTGCTGGGAAATCTGGCGGTTGGAAATGGCATCGTCTTTGTGCCAACCGTCGACGGGAAGATCTTTGCTTTTGACGCAGAAACAGGGAGTCCGAAGTGGAATAAAACATTAAGCAGTAAACAGCTTGACACTCCTATTCTTTATTATGACGGCAAAATCTACTTTGGGGAAGCGATGGGCGGACGCAAGTATTACTGCCTGGATGAGACCGGCAACGAAGTCTGGAACCGGACTGCAACAACCCAGAACAGTGGGCAGGGGTCCTACTACTGGGCAGGAGCTGCCGTAATCGGGGACAGCCTAGTATACGGAGATGATGACGGGCACCTGGTTTCCGTGAATAAGGATACTGGAACTGACATTGCCGAAATAGATGTTTCTGAAGAGTTCGGGATAACCTGTAAAGAAATAAGATCCTCGGTACTCTATGTAGAAGAACTGAACAGGATATACTTCACATCCAAAGGCGGATACTGCTATGCTCTTGGTTTCAACGTGGAAGATGGGACTTTTAACACATCTGAAAAGTACATAGCAAATATCGGATATTCGACCTCAACTCCCGCTTATTATAATGGGCGAGTTTACGTTGGTGCAGGCGGGATGTACGGAGGGGGAAGCGGAATTTCCTGCCTTGATGAAAACCTTACTGACGAGATCTGGCACTACGCGGCAGGGGCGGTTCAGTCTTCCCCTGCAATCTCTACATACTACGACGATGGGGATGGAGAGGCCTATATCTACTTCACGGTAAACAGTGCTACAGGTGGCGTGTTCTGTCTCAAAGACTACACAGGCTGTACGAACCCTGAGCTTGCCTGGAGTTATGCAGATGCCAGCAAAACAGCTTATACCCTTGCAGGAGCCGTAATCTCGGATGGGTGGATATACTACGGGACTGACAAGAGGTACCTTTTCGGGTTTACAACCGAGAAAGAACAAACCCCCTCAATTCCCGTAGCTAACTTCAGTGCAAATCCGCTTTCCGGGGATTCTCCGCTAACAGTCCAGTTCACTGACCTTTCCACAGGAGATGGAATAAATGTCTGGGCCTGGGACTTTAACAACGACGGAATTGTTGATAGCACTGAGCAGAACCCCTCACATACGTACACACCAGCCGGAAATTACACTGTAAATCTGACTGTGGAAAATGCTAACGGTTCTGACTTCGAGGTGAAGACCGACCACATCACAGTCACCGACGGCAGTTCAGGAGGCGATGCTCCTGTTGCAGACTTCACGGCAAACGTCACGAGTGGCGTTGCTCCACTTACGATCAATTTCACAGATCAATCCACAAATGCTGAAAGCTGGGCTTGGGATTTTAATGGTGATGGAATTGTGGACTCCACAGAGCAGAATCCACAATATACATACTATCCCGGAAACTATACCGTCAATCTTGCGGTAAACAACTCGGCTGGTTCTGACACCGAAAGTAAAGAAGACTATATCTGGGTTATCGGGCCGTACTCCACAGCTGTGGCCAATGAGAATCCCGGGGCTCCCGATCCGGGAATACCCCAATATATAGGCCCAGACGGAGACGGGAAGCATGATGCTACCAATTATCCCAATAATTATAAGAATCCGATCTTCGTTGCATCCTATACTTCAATCGTCGACTATTCACCCTCAACAGGTAGAGAACAGAATTCATATCGTTCCCTTGGTGACCTGTATCAGGAAGAGATCGATGCCGGTGCATCTCCCGGGGAGATCACTGTCTGGTTTGAAGCCCCGATATGTAATGGCGAAGGAGCTGATTTTGCCGCCTATGAAAATGGCTTCATAATCTCCGACACTAACCTAATATTCGCAGAACTCGGGTATCTGGAGGTCTCCACGGACGGTGAACACTTTGTCCGGTTCCCGAGTGTATCCTATACTCCTGAAGCGGTCGGCGGTTATGGAGGTGTCGATGCAAGAAACGTATACAACCTTGTCGGAAAGCATGTTCACATGTATGGTGATTATTGGGGGACTCCGTTTAACCTGGACGACCTTGCAGACGACCCCGGCGTTCTCAACGGTTCTGTCGACCTGAATGAGATAAATTATGTCAAGATAGTTGATATTCCGGGAACCGGGTACTACAAGGACTCCCTCGGCAATCCGATATATGATGCATGGCCCACATACGGGACGGGAGGTCTTGAGTTCGGAGGGGTTGATATAATCCATTGTCGTCCGGCTGCCAATTTCACAGCGGATGAGACCACAGGCTCCGGGTCGCTTACTGTGCAGTTCAATGACACTTCTACCGGCGGACCCACTTCCTGGTTCTGGGACTTCGGCGACGGCAACACTTCAACGGAGCAAAACCCGGTACATGAGTACACTACCAATGGCACCTATACGGTCAGCCTGAAAGCCATAAATGAATTCGGCAATGATTCGGAAGTGAGGGAAGGGTACATAACTGTGGAATATAAAGACCCCCGAAGCCCGGTTGTGGACTTCACCGCTGATCCGGTTTCCGGTGCCTTCCCGCTGACAGTTAATTTCACCGATGCTTCAACCGGGAATCCGACAGGCTGGTTCTGGGACTTTGGCGACGGCAACACTTCAACGGAGCAAAACCCAGTGCATGTATATGCAGACAGCGGAAAGTACACGGTAAAGCTTACAGCCACGAATGAATTCGGCAGCTCATATCTGGTGAAAACGGATTATATCGAGCCTTATGGCATCCTTGCGGATACACCCTGGCCAAAATTCCGTATGGATGCAAGGAACTCGGGGATATCGCCCTACACAGGCCCCCAGACCAATAATACGATATGGAACATTACCACGGACGCATCATTCAGTTCCTCAAGTTCTTTTTCGATAGGTTCCGACGGCACAATATATTTCGGTGGCGGCTATTCAGACTACAATGTCTATGCCCTGAATCCCGACGGGACGCTTAAGTGGAATTACACTGTCGGGAAGTCGATCTACGGTACTCCGACGATCAGTTCCGACGGCACGATATATTTCGGAAGCAGTGACAAGAATTGCTATGCCCTGAACCCTGACGGGACACTCAAATGGTCGTACACCACAGATAGCACTCTCGCTGCCTCTCCAGCCATAGGTTCCGACGGCACGATATATTTCGGAGGGCAAAGTGGCCATGGCACCGACGGGACCGTATATGCCATGAATCCCGACGGGACACTCAAATGGTCGTACACTGACAGCGATGCTGCTATCGCTTCTGTTAGTCCTGCCATCGGTTCTGATGAAACCATATATGTACCTTTCCAGGACGGTACAGTATATGCCCTGAATCCCGACGGGACCGAGAAGTGGAATTTCAGCACCGGTAGTCAGATCTACAGCAGTGCCGTGCTGGATTCGGAGGATGTCCTGTATATTGGAACCAGGGGAGCTAAAGTATTTGCAATAAATCCTGATGGGACTGAGAAGTGGAACTACACTGCAGGAGGATCTTTATCGTTCTTTTATATGTTCGATTACAGTTCCCCCATTGTTGGAACTGACGGTACGGTCTATATCGGAACTTACGGATGGAATGATTTCTTCGCTCTGAATCCGAACGGAACCCTCAAATGGAGCAGCAGTGACATTGGTTCCAGTTTTAGCGGTTCTCCGGTCATGGGTGCTGATGGTACCATCTATATTGGCAGCAACGACAAGAAAGTATCTGCCATAAATCCGAACGGAACGATTAAGTGGACCTACACTACGGAAGCTTCGGTAGGCTGCACTCCTGCAATCGGATCCGACGGGACTCTTTACATTGGAACCGATACGGTTTACGATACCCATGGAGATTTCCTCGCTGGCGGTGTCCTCTACGCCTTCCGCGACCCCGCCGATCTCCCCGTCGCCAGCTTCACCTCGGACACCACCTCCGACGAAGTCCCGCTGTCCGTAAGCTTCACCGACACCTCCGAACGTGCCGAAAGCTGGGCCTGGGACTTTGACAGTGATGGAGTTGTAGACTCCACTGAGCAGAGCCCGACGTATACCTACATCAGTCCAGGCAATTACACCGTCACCCTCACCGTAAGCAATACCGGTGGCAGTGACGCCGTAATCAAAGAAGACTACATCAACGTGCTTGAAGCCCCGGCTTCTTCCTCGGCAGATGAAGACACCTGGTACCAGTTCAGGAAGACTGCCGAACACACCGGGTACACCACCTCGGATGCACCCGACACCAACACCCTCCTCTGGAGAAGCGCCAGACTCACCGACGATTTCACCCTCGTACCCTCCTCTTCTGTCGCTATAGCAGACGGCAAAGTCTTTGCCAATGCCATCATCGGCTCGGTAGACGAAGAAGGTAATCCGGAAGAAGGTGCCATCGGCCAGCTCGTTGCTTTCAGCATGTACAATGGCCGAAAATACTGGAACACCACCATTGCAGTACCCGAATGGGGTTCCTGGTCTTCTCCTGCCTATGACAATGGTTTTGTCTTCACCTCCACGGGTGCGAACACCACCTGTATCAATGCGACCACAGGTGCCATCGAATGGACATTCACAAATCCATCAGGCCGTGCTTCCTGCAATGGCGGGCCGGTAATTGCAGAGGGTAAAGTCCTGTGCAGTGACTGGGACGGCCTGCACTACTACTGCCTGGACGAAACCACAGGTACCGAACTGTGGAACTATACGGTTGACAGCAGTGACAGTTACACCCAGGGAACCCCGGCTGTCAGCAACGGGACGATAATCCTCACAAGCTGGGATGACATCTACTGCCTCGACATGGACGGAAACCTTCTGTGGGCTAAACCCAACCCTTCGTCTTCTGGAAGCATTTGTGGTTCTCCTTCGATTGCAGGGGACATGTTCTACTTGACAACATATGATTTTGGCAGTGACGACAAACCTGCCCTATTCGCCTTTGACCTCGAAAACGGCACTGAGATATGGAATGCTACCATCCAGAGAACCGATTCCACCCCTGCCATTGCAGACGGCTATCTATACGTATGCGGTGGATGTACAGGTTATTCTGAAAGCCAGACCTACTGCTTTGACGCCTTAAACGGCACTCTCATCTGGAGTACCCCCAAAGCAGATCAGGGAATAGGAGACTGGACTTGTTCTATTGCAGTTGCTGACGGCAAAGTCTTTGTTGGGAAGTCCGCAGGTTCTTCCTTCGGTCATAAAGGCCTCTATGCATTGAATGCTGAAACCGGCGATGAAATCTGGTATTCAGATTCTGCGGGTGATTCGCCTGCAATAGCAGATGATACGGTATTTTCGATAGGGCTTGACCAGGAAGATGTGGCATATTTGTATGCTTTCAAAGATGAAGAGTCGGGTATGCCTGTTGCAGACTTTTCCGCAGATATCACTTCCGGTGTCACTCCGCTTACGGTTAACTTTACCGACCAGTCCACAGGCACACCGACCTCGTGGTTCTGGGAATTCGGGGATGGAGGAAACTCTACCGAGCAGAACCCCTCGCATATCTATAATGCACCAGGTACTTACACCGTAAACCTGACTGTGGAAAATGCTGGCGGGACTGACTTTGAGTTGAAGTCGGATTACATAGAAGTTTCCGAAGCTTCCGGGTCAACCGTTACTCTCTATTTCGACCCGGAAAGTGCCTCTGTGGCAGAAAACGAATCCACTGAAATAAATCTCGTTGCCAGTAATTTCCCTGCAGGTCTTTCAGGCTACAACCTGACCGTTGCTCTCGACGATCCGGATGTTGCCGAGATAGTCGATATCGAGTACCCGACCTGGGCTCTTATTACTGAAAACTCTTCCCTGCCAGCGACTTCTATCTACATGAAGACTGTTGACTTGGAAGATGCCATTCAGGAAGGAGCAGCAGATGTTGTGCTTGCTACTCTCACTGTTTCTGGAAAGGAGAAAGGATCTGCGAACCTTTCGATAGGGGTTAAACGTCTGGAGGAAGATTCCGGAGACTCTATCGAACCAGCTCTCCTGGCAGGGACAATTGAGGTGACCCTTCTGTCGCCCCTGCCTGATCAGGAATATGCCCCTAAGGACCTTAACGGAGATGGCCTCTATGAAGACCTCACCGGAAACGGGGAGTTCAGTTTCGTAGATATAGTGGCATACTTCCATAACATGGACTGGATAGAGGAAAATATGCCGGTGGAGTACTTCGACTTCAACGGAAATGGAAGGATAGACTTTGATGATGTGGTGGATATGTTTGCAATGATCTGA